From the genome of Platichthys flesus chromosome 10, fPlaFle2.1, whole genome shotgun sequence:
gtatttatttagtgttttctCTTTACCACGTTCGGTGACCCCATGTAATGAGAGGATGCAAGTTCTCAAAATCCtaaaaaggtgaaataaaaaaaaataatacatgtatttatgtcATCCACGCAGTTGCACTTAAAATACCTGTAGGGGGCGCATCATCtcctgcagcagaaaaaaatggTGCTTTGATCCATTTTTCACAAACTTGTATTGTGCAACCGAGCCATCCCAAGGATTTTATATCAAATTATAAGCAATGATGAAAACACATGATGTGGGTTTTAATAGTTCTATTTAAAGCAGATATATCGATTTTTATACTGTTACATATTTTAGGAAAAAGTTTATTCTTCCCCactaatttaaagaaaaataagtgaacatattaatattttaaggttaaaacagtttattttttagttttactataaataaatgtaagttTATCCCGAGCATCCAAACCAAATCCCAAATCTGATGTTTTCTGCAGTCAACTTCTCCAAACTGCGAATGTGCTGCAGAACATGATCAGCAAACGCTCATCGTGGTTTTTCCTCTTAGATTTGAGAGATGTCCTTGTCGATTCCACACTGAATCATTCTCCTTTTAATTTCTTTAGGCCGGACCCTGTTTCATACAATCTCCACAcgaaagaaaagagaagctcGTTCTGCTCGTTTCATGCAATTAGACAAAGATACAGACACCACGGTTTCAGAActcacagcacagcacagtTTACTTGCTAGTCATTTTATACAAAGAGTAGAAAGAGGGTTTGTATCTGAAGGAGACAAACGGCGTCACATTTGCCAGATGGATGTTGAGATACACAGAGACCGGTGGTTTTCAGAAaggtaaatgtaatgtaaagagaATCACAGAATCAAACTTTTTCAAACatcccatttaaaaaaagctttcacTAACCTGTtggtgtaaaaaaaattaaaagaaaagaaaagaagttaaCAGAGCAGTCATCACGTACAGTTATAGAAAGATATCTAGGTGAAaggtcaaataaacacaaaataaacaacttaAAAAACATTCCAAGATTCAGGTGGTGTCTAGTGGAAGGcgtactttttgtttttctgtcctaCGGAGCTCGAGCCACCAACAAACCATCTAACAGAACATCTGGAAGTCCCAAAAGAACCACGAAGTatatttattctcattttatctattttttgttttgttttgtacacGTCACAACCTGAAGACTTTTCTCGGTTGACTGGTTGTCCATCACTCTGCGTCTCTGGGTTTTCATCatactccccctcctcctcctcctcctcctcattatcAATATTATCCCTTTTGTTTCATCTAAAAAGCACCGACCCCCTTCAACATGCTGCTACCCCTCCCCCCTCAACAAAGCAATCACAACCCCTTTAATGTTTACATGTTAACTCTGGTTTTAATTTGTGCACTCTGTAGGTGCCGTTCGAGaaatgggggggagggggcattTATCGCCATGCCCTCCTACTAGAAGATATCTACGTATTTTGAACGTCCTCGTTCAAAGTCCCACGCTGAGCAGGCTGCTGGGGGGCCATGCCGAGTTTACAGGATGGCACAGAAGAACTTCTTCTCCCTGAACGGGTTCTCCGACGCCGGCACCGGCGATAACAGAGGGTCCTCTTTGGCGTGGGCTTCGCAGTACGACATCAGGTCCGCCGCTGCTTTTGAAAcctggatttaaaaacacaaacacacacgtgtcagCAGGCGACAGGTGTTAAGAAGTACTTTGACATTTTAGGGAATGTACTTGTTTTTATGACAAGATCGATGATGCTCTCATGTCTATAAAGGAATTAAGAAACTACAGGTagcagccagttagcttagcattacaTCTGGATACAGGGGAGAGGGGATagtcatatactgtatatacccCAATTCAGGTAACTTATTTCATATGGTATTCatatcacagtgacatcatgatgacatcattctcCCCATATGATATATACATGGTTTTCAGGGTCTATATAAGCTTCAGGTCGGTTTCTATGTTGTACAGATACAGTGAACATGTAGTTTTGAACTCCTTCATGACATCATATGATGAATAATTATTTGATGATAATTTTTTGGATTCAATACAAGCTTTAGATCGTCTTTCTATTATCTACAGAGTGATCTTGGAAATCTATTATCAGAAGAAGTGTGTGGACACCTGACTGAGAGCTCCACGACATCGCTCGCCCACTTACACCTGAGACCTTCTATTAAAGTCTGCAGATTGATTCCAATCTCCCATCTCATTGGGTTGAGGAGCTGCCCGGATGGtggagaatttaaaaaaagatccaaAACGTGTCAACTGACCTTTATCCTGTCGATGTTGGCCTCCATCTTCAGCTGCTCCACCAGCTTCCTGGCTTGTGCGATACTGGCCGTGTTATTGCTCGCCATTGGGGCGCTATCAGTCAGGTCTTGTGTGCTCTGTCtacatggaggagagagagagagggagagagagagagagagagagagagagagagagagagagagagagagagagagttacacATCATCTACTTCAGCCACAGTGTGACACTGATGAGGACGAGCACCATAATACACCAGGCATGCAAAGAGGACTGCTACTAACAGACACCCTGTTtattacacacacgcacacacacacacacacacgcatattaTTTATGGTGTCAGTTGCTAGGCAGCCCATGACAgtgagggggaggcagagaggcgggggaggagagtgagggggggggcagcgctTTGTCTTGCACTATATTTAAAACAGATAAAGGGATAAGTGACATTACTGCTTCCCCAGATacaaacttttgttttgttttcttcagcctTGGCCCTCAGTGTCACACGAGGGCACGAGAGGAGCGATGAATCAATAAAGTGATGGAGTGAGTTTCTGACGCAAAGTAAGACCGGTCACCTCTGGGGCAGCAGATGCAAACACAgcccagtgttttatatatatatatatatgtgtgtgtgtgtctgtggtttgctTTACCTTATCATTTgttaaatgcaaaacagtaaattTCAATAAAGTCAGGATAAACACGGCATTGTTGTTTATTCATATTACGAATGACAGGGCTGAGCTTTCACTTCATGTTGAATCATGGCTTCTAAAGATAGATTGATGCTTTACCTGGTAGGTTTTTGAATTTCTTCTAAAATTGATTTTGTGAGTGACGGGACCACTTGAAAATTAAATATCTAATATCTCCAGTAAAGCTGCAAAGGTCAACTAGGAAGCAAATGAGCTCATGTGAGGTGTTTTGTTCCTCAAGGGCCAGTGGCTGTTGGAAACAACACTGAGGGGGCGGGGACAGAAACAGTGCCACAGGATCTGAAAATATTGATGAGAGCAGCTTTAAGATTCAAAGTCCCTGTTTTACTGGTGCTGGTTGGGATTAGTCACCTCTCAGGAACCTTTACAAGAAGTTGGATgctattgtgtttgtttgcccgGTATGTGTCACACAGACGGAAGAGTGGAATCCCCAGTTCAGACTCTACACTAATTTGTTGTTCTTAAGAATGTTTCGTTGGGATCAGatgttgaattgaattaaaCTTCTTGTGTCCTATATGAATAGAAGCATCTGTTTTTTCCACCTTGTACCAGccatctaccccccccccctcacagcttccacctgtgtgtgtgtgtgtgtgtgtgtgtgtgtatttgcttcaCAGTTTTAGTTCCGTGtcctcagctgcttctctgcCTTTTATACCCTGTTTGATTAACTGGATCCAGCTGCGTGCGCTCTCAAACAGCGTCCTCCTCGGGGTGTGGGATCAATCCTCCCCGtgctaccccccccctccctccctccatcatccgTCCGTACGCTCGGTGGTGCCACTCAGTGTGGGGTCAAGACTGATCTCAGCGCGGAGCAGGAGCCGAGCATGAATAATGATGCTCCACGGTGGCACATCTGCTCATCAGGTCTCTGGTGTCACATGACCTGAACCCCGGTGACCTGACGTGCTTCGTTAATCACAAACGCAGCACAGGGTCACCGGTTCCTCTGCTTCACGTGATAACTCCCAATGTGTACCAGAGGAATCGGACTAAATGTGATACTGTTCTGTATCTTTCTTCTATTTTCTGTGGTCTTTGTATTCTTCCATGTGAGTTTCCTGTTTCTTGTTGAGCTCTGAtaacc
Proteins encoded in this window:
- the gng2 gene encoding guanine nucleotide-binding protein G(I)/G(S)/G(O) subunit gamma-2; its protein translation is MASNNTASIAQARKLVEQLKMEANIDRIKVSKAAADLMSYCEAHAKEDPLLSPVPASENPFREKKFFCAIL